In Acidobacteriota bacterium, one genomic interval encodes:
- a CDS encoding ABC transporter permease: protein MSDWTAAFTYAFRTLRRQPTFVLVSVLTLALGIGANTAIFSVIKTVVLNPLPYEDPEKIAVLWEVNPDGNQGPVSIPTFEDWQREATSLESLAAYRHVDFSYKGTGDPQNVPGLRATPDLFKVLKSNAALGRTFTADEAVPGADRVVVLSHGFWTRVLAADRGIIGQVIQLDAVPFTVVGVMPPAFEFPTSTKVEVWTPLAFDPKDMHGRSRRARSLTVVGRIAPGSSAQQAQEEVTVLASRIAAEFKDSNAGWSARVVAAHEQLVGASRPALMVLMGAVGFLLLIVCANMANLLLARLSSRRREMAVRGALGASRWEIAKPIVAESLLLSFAGGVTGLLAAFGGLRLLSNLPESQLPRMDGLALDGGVLLFTTVISIGVALAFGLLPALHASRQDLRDNMQESSGTTGSPYARRLLSGLVVVEVALALVLLVGAGLMTRSFSKLLEVNPGFDSTNLIAARVLLPATKYQRQTQVRFYEDVIERMRRAPGVTNASAVSAMPLHDVGAAGALPFNVEGQPPPPTEDPLADVRIVAPGYFETMKIRLIEGRFLDERDADVGPRTSVINETMARRYFADRSPLGLVIQNPHGKSQVVGVVGDVHNQGLDREPRKQVYLPMKQSPTAGMAVVARTNQDPMTVANTIQRVIWEVDPGQPIYELSTMDQILARAVFLPRLSTTLLALFAVAALLLAALGIYGVLSYSVSQRTREIGLRMALGASGGNTVALVVKSSVALVAIGGAVGLVAASLLARSMQGILYGVGPFDIPSFALAATVLMIAGVAASVLPALRTTRVDPMIALREQ from the coding sequence ATGTCCGACTGGACCGCCGCGTTCACCTACGCTTTCCGCACCCTGCGCCGGCAGCCCACCTTCGTGCTGGTGTCGGTGCTGACCCTGGCGCTGGGCATTGGTGCCAACACCGCGATCTTCAGCGTGATCAAGACGGTGGTGCTCAACCCGCTGCCGTACGAGGATCCCGAGAAGATTGCCGTGCTGTGGGAGGTGAACCCCGACGGCAACCAGGGGCCGGTCTCGATCCCCACCTTCGAGGACTGGCAGCGCGAGGCCACGAGCCTGGAATCGCTGGCGGCGTACCGGCACGTCGACTTCTCGTACAAGGGGACCGGCGATCCGCAGAACGTCCCCGGCCTGCGCGCGACGCCGGACCTGTTCAAGGTCCTCAAGAGCAACGCGGCACTCGGCCGCACGTTCACCGCGGACGAGGCCGTCCCCGGCGCGGACCGCGTGGTGGTCCTGAGCCATGGCTTCTGGACGCGCGTGCTCGCCGCCGACCGCGGCATCATCGGCCAGGTGATTCAACTGGATGCGGTGCCGTTCACCGTGGTCGGCGTCATGCCGCCGGCCTTCGAGTTCCCGACCAGCACCAAGGTCGAGGTGTGGACGCCGCTGGCGTTCGATCCCAAGGACATGCACGGCCGATCGCGCCGGGCGCGGTCGCTGACGGTGGTCGGCCGCATCGCGCCAGGCAGCTCGGCGCAGCAGGCGCAGGAAGAAGTCACCGTCCTCGCCAGCCGCATTGCCGCCGAATTCAAGGACAGCAACGCCGGCTGGTCCGCGCGCGTCGTCGCCGCTCATGAACAACTGGTGGGCGCGTCGCGCCCGGCGCTGATGGTGCTGATGGGCGCGGTCGGGTTCCTGCTGCTGATCGTGTGCGCCAACATGGCCAACCTGCTGCTGGCGCGGCTGTCGAGCCGGCGGCGCGAGATGGCCGTGCGCGGAGCACTTGGTGCGAGCCGCTGGGAAATTGCCAAGCCGATCGTCGCCGAGAGCCTGCTGTTGTCGTTTGCGGGCGGTGTGACGGGCCTGCTCGCCGCCTTCGGCGGCCTGCGGCTGCTGTCGAACCTGCCCGAAAGCCAGCTGCCGCGCATGGACGGCCTGGCGCTCGACGGCGGCGTGCTGCTGTTCACGACGGTGATCTCGATTGGCGTCGCGCTGGCGTTCGGCCTGCTGCCGGCGCTGCACGCGTCGCGCCAGGACCTGCGCGACAACATGCAGGAATCGTCTGGCACCACCGGCAGCCCGTACGCGCGCCGCCTGCTGAGCGGGCTGGTGGTGGTGGAAGTCGCCCTGGCGCTGGTGCTGCTCGTGGGCGCGGGCCTGATGACGCGCAGCTTCTCGAAGCTGCTGGAGGTGAATCCCGGGTTCGACTCCACCAACCTGATCGCCGCGCGCGTGCTGCTGCCGGCCACCAAGTACCAGCGCCAGACGCAGGTGCGGTTCTACGAGGATGTGATCGAGCGGATGCGCCGCGCGCCCGGGGTGACCAACGCCTCGGCGGTGTCGGCCATGCCGCTGCACGACGTGGGCGCCGCCGGCGCCCTGCCGTTTAACGTCGAAGGACAGCCGCCGCCACCCACCGAAGATCCGCTGGCCGACGTCCGCATTGTCGCGCCCGGCTACTTCGAGACCATGAAGATCCGGCTGATCGAGGGCCGCTTTCTCGACGAGCGCGATGCCGACGTGGGCCCGCGCACCAGCGTGATCAACGAGACCATGGCGCGCCGCTACTTTGCGGATCGCAGCCCGCTTGGCCTGGTCATCCAGAACCCCCACGGTAAGAGCCAGGTGGTGGGCGTGGTCGGCGACGTGCACAACCAGGGCCTCGACCGCGAGCCGCGCAAGCAGGTCTACCTGCCGATGAAGCAGAGCCCGACCGCCGGCATGGCGGTGGTGGCGCGCACCAACCAGGACCCGATGACGGTGGCCAACACCATCCAGCGGGTGATCTGGGAGGTCGATCCGGGCCAGCCGATTTACGAACTGAGCACCATGGATCAGATTCTCGCGCGCGCGGTGTTCCTGCCGCGCCTCAGCACCACGCTGCTGGCGCTGTTCGCGGTGGCTGCGCTCCTGCTGGCCGCGCTCGGCATCTACGGCGTGCTGTCGTACTCGGTGTCGCAGCGGACCCGGGAGATTGGCCTGCGCATGGCGCTTGGCGCCTCGGGCGGCAACACCGTGGCGCTGGTGGTGAAGAGCAGCGTGGCGCTCGTGGCCATTGGCGGCGCGGTCGGCCTGGTAGCCGCCAGCCTGCTGGCGCGCTCGATGCAGGGCATACTCTACGGGGTCGGGCCGTTCGACATCCCGTCGTTTGCCCTGGCCGCGACGGTCCTGATGATTGCCGGCGTGGCCGCCAGCGTGCTGCCGGCGCTGCGCACGACGCGGGTAGATCCGATGATCGCGTTGCGGGAGCAGTAG
- a CDS encoding sodium:calcium antiporter: MIWLQFLAVALVIVFAGVRLARYGDVLGEKMGFGRSWAGLVLLAATTSLPELITGFGATALAPLPNIAIGNVLGSCMFNLLILSLMDAVQPEPISARAHQGHALSIGFGLLLISVAGLGLLAGARLPPLGWIGMSTPILIVLYFVAMRVIFTHQKQTMARESKEVAEELNYAQVPLRTAVLHYAVAALLVVAAALMLPQIGAEIARQTGLGDAFVGSFFIAITTVLPEIVVSLAAVRIGAIDLGVGNILGSNLFNLLILGLDDVFYLGGPLLAEASPSHSVAIVAIVAMNGLFLTGLTYRVLTKRFVVAWDTGAIAAFYLVAVALTYLLRG; the protein is encoded by the coding sequence ATGATCTGGCTTCAGTTCCTCGCCGTGGCGCTGGTGATCGTGTTCGCGGGCGTGCGCCTGGCGCGCTACGGAGACGTGCTCGGCGAGAAGATGGGCTTCGGCCGCAGTTGGGCCGGTCTCGTCTTGCTGGCGGCCACCACCAGCCTGCCGGAATTGATCACGGGCTTCGGCGCCACGGCGCTCGCGCCGCTCCCCAACATTGCCATCGGCAACGTGCTGGGCAGTTGCATGTTCAACCTGCTGATCCTCTCGCTCATGGACGCGGTTCAGCCCGAGCCGATCAGCGCGCGGGCGCATCAGGGGCACGCGCTGTCGATCGGGTTTGGCCTGTTGCTGATCTCGGTCGCCGGCCTCGGCCTGCTGGCCGGCGCGCGCTTGCCGCCGCTTGGCTGGATCGGCATGTCGACGCCCATCCTGATCGTTCTCTACTTCGTCGCCATGCGCGTCATCTTCACCCACCAGAAGCAGACGATGGCGCGTGAGAGCAAGGAGGTGGCCGAGGAATTGAACTACGCTCAGGTGCCGCTGCGCACCGCCGTGCTGCACTACGCGGTGGCCGCCCTGCTGGTGGTCGCCGCCGCGCTCATGCTGCCGCAAATTGGCGCCGAGATCGCCCGCCAGACTGGCCTGGGCGATGCCTTTGTCGGCAGTTTCTTCATTGCCATCACCACGGTGCTGCCGGAGATTGTCGTCTCGCTGGCGGCCGTGCGCATTGGCGCGATCGATCTCGGGGTTGGCAACATTCTCGGCAGCAACCTGTTCAACCTCCTGATCCTGGGCCTCGATGATGTGTTCTACCTCGGGGGACCGTTGCTGGCGGAGGCGTCGCCGAGCCACAGCGTGGCCATCGTCGCCATCGTCGCCATGAACGGCTTGTTCCTTACGGGGCTGACGTATCGCGTGCTGACGAAGAGATTTGTGGTCGCCTGGGACACCGGCGCCATCGCCGCGTTCTACCTCGTCGCGGTCGCGCTCACCTACCTGCTCCGCGGCTGA
- a CDS encoding multicopper oxidase family protein, whose product MHRRDLLRFLSLSALAGATGRAYAAGAPAPFGQLPSAGFTPDVEFTLAAASGEASILTGAPTSVWRFTGQVTKGPATTLQVLPGSYLGPVIHVRRGQKVRIRFRNQLAESSIVHWHGLDVPELADGHPRFAVGPGRDYVYEFEVINRAGTYWYHPHPHMRTGAQVYRGLAGLFIVHDAEEDALGLPSGSAEHLCVLQDRLFDARNQLVFRGDNMMEMTNGFLGDRVMVSGRPQPVIDVDAGWQRIRLLNGSNARIYKLAWSRDVKMTLIGGDGGLMEQPVRQSVLTLAPGQRADLLVDLTGIAAGTDLHLDSQAYPEADAGVVGMMGMGRGMGGAANGAPLRVMTLRTRARAGVAFSVPGRLSTFDATWTAGAGARIRQVPIVFQRMEWLLGGRTFEMTQVAPEETVAAGSTHVWEFMNLPNGMGMQAAHPIHMHGRQFRVLQRSGAANNALREGLADGGWRDVVLVLPGETVRVQATFSSFPGLYLYHCHILEHEDMGMMRNFRIT is encoded by the coding sequence ATGCATCGACGAGATTTGCTTCGCTTCCTCAGCCTCTCTGCCCTGGCCGGCGCAACCGGGCGGGCCTACGCCGCCGGCGCGCCGGCGCCGTTCGGCCAGCTCCCGTCGGCCGGGTTCACGCCCGATGTCGAGTTCACGCTGGCCGCCGCCTCGGGAGAGGCGTCGATCCTGACCGGGGCGCCCACCAGCGTGTGGCGATTCACCGGCCAGGTCACCAAGGGTCCGGCCACCACCCTGCAGGTGCTGCCCGGCTCGTATCTCGGTCCGGTGATTCACGTCCGCCGCGGGCAGAAGGTGCGCATCCGCTTCCGCAACCAGCTTGCGGAAAGCTCAATTGTCCACTGGCACGGTCTCGACGTGCCGGAGCTCGCCGACGGGCATCCGCGTTTCGCCGTCGGCCCCGGCCGCGACTACGTCTACGAGTTCGAGGTGATCAATCGCGCCGGCACGTACTGGTATCACCCGCATCCCCACATGCGCACGGGCGCCCAGGTCTATCGCGGGCTCGCGGGCCTGTTCATCGTCCACGATGCTGAAGAAGACGCGCTCGGCCTGCCATCAGGAAGCGCCGAGCACCTGTGCGTGCTGCAGGATCGCCTGTTCGACGCGCGCAACCAGCTGGTGTTCCGCGGCGACAACATGATGGAGATGACGAACGGCTTCCTCGGCGACCGCGTCATGGTGAGCGGAAGGCCGCAGCCGGTCATCGACGTGGATGCCGGGTGGCAGCGCATCAGGCTGCTGAACGGATCGAACGCGCGCATCTACAAGCTGGCGTGGAGCCGCGACGTGAAGATGACGCTGATCGGCGGTGATGGCGGCCTGATGGAGCAGCCGGTTCGCCAGTCGGTGCTGACGCTGGCGCCCGGGCAGCGTGCCGATCTGCTGGTCGATCTCACCGGCATCGCCGCCGGCACCGATCTTCATCTCGACAGCCAGGCCTATCCCGAAGCCGATGCGGGTGTGGTCGGCATGATGGGGATGGGCCGGGGCATGGGCGGCGCGGCGAACGGCGCTCCGCTGCGCGTGATGACCCTGCGCACACGCGCGCGCGCCGGCGTGGCCTTCTCGGTGCCGGGGCGGCTATCAACGTTTGACGCGACGTGGACCGCCGGTGCCGGGGCAAGAATCCGCCAGGTGCCGATCGTGTTCCAGCGCATGGAGTGGCTGCTCGGCGGCCGCACATTCGAGATGACGCAGGTGGCGCCCGAAGAAACCGTCGCCGCGGGATCCACGCACGTCTGGGAGTTCATGAACCTCCCCAACGGCATGGGCATGCAGGCCGCGCATCCCATTCACATGCACGGCCGCCAGTTCCGCGTGCTGCAGCGCAGTGGGGCGGCCAACAACGCCCTGCGCGAGGGTTTGGCCGATGGCGGGTGGCGCGATGTCGTGCTGGTGCTGCCGGGTGAAACGGTGCGCGTGCAGGCGACGTTCTCGAGCTTCCCTGGGCTGTACCTCTATCACTGCCACATCCTCGAGCACGAGGACATGGGCATGATGCGCAACTTCCGCATCACCTGA
- a CDS encoding PH domain-containing protein, producing MSESDSVADGLDHQLDPRVIPMQRISGGLFIAAVLLASLVGLGIALLAGDDIPGWLRMMLSLVWLVLAMLGGVFAYRWPVRAYRHTSYRVDDQGIEIRQGVYWRIVINVPRSRVQHIDVAQGPLDRRYGLGKLVIYTAGTDHAKVELEGLAHERALRVRAHLLPSGAGDAV from the coding sequence GTGAGCGAATCTGACAGCGTTGCCGACGGCCTGGACCACCAACTCGATCCCCGCGTCATCCCCATGCAGCGCATTTCCGGCGGCCTGTTCATTGCGGCGGTGCTGTTGGCCTCGCTGGTGGGGTTGGGTATCGCGCTGCTCGCCGGAGACGACATCCCGGGGTGGTTGCGAATGATGCTGTCGCTCGTGTGGCTGGTCCTCGCCATGCTTGGCGGCGTGTTCGCCTATCGCTGGCCGGTGCGTGCCTACCGGCACACCTCGTACCGCGTCGACGACCAGGGCATCGAGATCCGCCAGGGCGTGTACTGGCGAATCGTGATCAATGTGCCCCGCTCGCGCGTGCAGCACATCGACGTCGCCCAAGGCCCACTCGATCGGCGCTATGGACTCGGCAAGCTGGTAATCTACACGGCCGGCACCGATCACGCGAAGGTCGAGCTCGAGGGCCTCGCGCACGAACGCGCATTGCGCGTCCGCGCGCACCTGCTGCCGTCGGGAGCGGGCGATGCCGTCTGA
- a CDS encoding PH domain-containing protein: protein MPSEQRLHPATLLFDLAGHIKRFAIPAVLVIVGASRSTGGDGGMVRGVPAGWEAWLLVMFVPAMIFSVARYLSFRLHYDERELVIRTGLVFRNVRHIPFARIQNVDAVQNVFHRFFGVVEVRVETGGGKEEEARLSVLPRAAFDEMRQHVFSARSANGGGNPFLGLPAEAGAEPVPEPAGDTLVHLPLRELLLCGFLENKGMVLVGAGAGVVWQTGLGDLIMGRMFGGSEAVGRGFFRSVFRGIFDGGPLPIANIGLAIAAFGFFLIAIRVVSMVWAFVRLYDFRLTRIGEDLRTHYGLFTRVTTTVPIRRVQTLIVSAGPLHRWLDRATVRVETAGGSGQGPSSAGGREWLAPLIRVAALPGLIEQVVPGADLSSLEWHPVHPRAFRRAMKPNLVVAGGLTIAASLAIGWGAIGVLVLASTWAVISARQYVAHLGWSETDEVVVMRSGWLWKQVTLARVNKIQAVSLYQTPFDRRAAMARVRVDTAGAREMSHRIDVPYLDVVIARNLYRRLSAHAAVTAFKW from the coding sequence ATGCCGTCTGAACAGCGCCTGCACCCGGCGACGCTGCTGTTCGATCTGGCCGGTCACATCAAGCGGTTTGCCATTCCCGCCGTGCTGGTGATCGTCGGCGCCTCGCGATCGACCGGCGGTGACGGCGGCATGGTCCGCGGCGTGCCGGCCGGCTGGGAAGCGTGGCTGCTCGTCATGTTCGTCCCCGCCATGATCTTCAGCGTGGCCCGCTACCTGTCGTTCCGCCTCCACTACGACGAGCGTGAGCTGGTGATTCGCACCGGCCTGGTGTTCCGCAACGTGCGCCACATTCCGTTCGCGCGCATCCAGAACGTGGACGCCGTGCAGAACGTGTTTCATCGCTTCTTCGGCGTGGTCGAAGTGCGCGTCGAGACCGGCGGCGGCAAGGAGGAAGAGGCGCGGCTGAGCGTGCTGCCACGCGCGGCCTTCGACGAGATGCGCCAGCACGTCTTCAGCGCCCGGTCGGCGAACGGTGGAGGCAACCCCTTCCTGGGGTTGCCTGCAGAGGCCGGCGCCGAGCCGGTGCCTGAGCCGGCCGGCGACACGCTCGTTCACTTGCCGCTGCGCGAGTTGCTGCTGTGCGGGTTCCTCGAGAACAAGGGCATGGTCCTCGTCGGCGCGGGCGCCGGCGTCGTGTGGCAAACCGGCCTCGGCGACCTCATCATGGGCCGGATGTTCGGCGGCAGCGAGGCGGTTGGCCGCGGCTTCTTCCGCTCGGTCTTCCGAGGCATCTTCGATGGCGGCCCGCTGCCCATCGCCAACATCGGACTGGCGATCGCCGCCTTCGGGTTCTTCCTGATCGCGATCCGCGTCGTGTCCATGGTCTGGGCATTCGTGCGCCTCTACGACTTCCGGCTGACGCGCATCGGCGAAGACCTGCGAACACACTACGGACTCTTCACGCGGGTGACGACGACGGTGCCGATCAGAAGGGTGCAGACGTTGATCGTGTCGGCCGGCCCCCTGCACCGCTGGCTGGATCGCGCGACGGTGCGCGTCGAAACCGCTGGCGGATCCGGCCAGGGACCATCGTCTGCCGGCGGCCGCGAGTGGCTGGCGCCGCTGATTCGCGTCGCGGCGCTGCCCGGCCTGATTGAGCAGGTGGTGCCGGGCGCCGACCTGTCGTCGCTCGAGTGGCATCCGGTCCACCCGCGCGCGTTCCGCCGGGCAATGAAGCCGAATCTGGTGGTCGCGGGAGGCCTGACGATCGCTGCCAGTCTCGCGATCGGCTGGGGCGCGATCGGGGTGCTGGTGCTCGCGTCCACCTGGGCCGTAATCAGCGCCCGGCAGTATGTCGCGCACCTGGGGTGGTCGGAGACAGACGAGGTGGTAGTGATGCGCAGTGGGTGGCTGTGGAAGCAGGTCACGCTCGCGCGGGTCAACAAGATCCAGGCGGTATCGCTATACCAGACGCCGTTCGATCGCCGCGCCGCCATGGCGCGCGTGCGGGTCGACACCGCGGGCGCGCGCGAGATGTCGCATCGCATCGACGTCCCCTACCTGGACGTCGTCATTGCCAGGAACCTATACCGGCGCCTGTCGGCGCATGCTGCCGTCACCGCGTTCAAGTGGTGA
- a CDS encoding universal stress protein produces the protein MRHFSHVLCPIDFSETSVRATTYARAFANWYGATLTLLHVVPTLGSAIEPVVGLEEAERILLATSRDDVLAELRRLPGSPVEDDRTSLIADSGVVHTTILRHASTLPADLLVMGTHGRSGFSRLFLGSVTARVVRNAPCPVLTVPPATGTATALPVVFKNILCGVDFSPASLAALKWALELGRQSGGCVTVLHAIEFLHEREPSPFLDVDLAKYHREAITRAGEWLHARLAGEPQTWCAINEVVVVGRAAQLLLSRSADGGADLIVVGAQGAGGIEVMLSGSTSQPVLRGATCPVLSVPA, from the coding sequence ATGAGGCATTTCAGTCACGTGCTTTGCCCAATTGATTTCTCCGAAACGTCGGTGCGAGCCACCACCTACGCCAGGGCCTTTGCCAACTGGTACGGCGCCACCCTGACGCTGCTGCACGTGGTGCCGACGCTTGGTAGCGCCATCGAGCCAGTGGTGGGCCTGGAGGAGGCCGAGCGCATCCTCCTGGCCACGTCGCGGGACGACGTGTTGGCCGAACTGCGGCGGCTCCCAGGCTCGCCGGTCGAGGACGATCGCACGTCGCTCATCGCCGACAGCGGCGTGGTCCACACCACCATCCTGCGTCATGCCTCGACCTTGCCGGCCGACCTGCTGGTCATGGGCACGCACGGCCGCTCGGGGTTCAGCCGCCTGTTTCTCGGCTCGGTCACCGCACGGGTCGTGCGCAACGCGCCGTGCCCGGTGCTGACCGTGCCGCCGGCAACCGGCACCGCTACCGCACTGCCGGTGGTCTTCAAGAACATCCTGTGCGGCGTCGACTTCTCGCCGGCCTCGCTCGCCGCGCTGAAATGGGCGCTCGAACTCGGGCGGCAGTCGGGCGGGTGCGTGACCGTGCTGCACGCCATCGAGTTCCTGCACGAACGGGAACCCAGCCCATTCCTGGACGTCGACCTGGCGAAGTACCACCGCGAGGCCATCACGCGCGCCGGCGAGTGGCTGCACGCGCGGCTGGCGGGCGAACCGCAAACCTGGTGCGCCATCAACGAAGTGGTCGTGGTTGGACGCGCGGCGCAACTGCTGCTGTCGCGCTCGGCCGATGGCGGCGCCGACCTGATCGTGGTGGGCGCGCAGGGCGCGGGCGGCATCGAGGTGATGCTGTCCGGCTCAACCAGTCAACCGGTGCTGCGCGGGGCCACGTGCCCGGTCCTCAGCGTCCCCGCGTAA